From the Gordonia bronchialis DSM 43247 genome, one window contains:
- a CDS encoding HIT family protein, which yields MASVFSMIINGELPGRFVWKDGQAVAFLTIEPVTPGHVLVVPRKEVDHWEQMDTAAFTHLSDVAQKVGRAVKEAFDAPRMGLLVAGLEVPHVHVHVFPALSMEAFDLGNARKDVTGEELDADAEKIRKALRGRGFGEYVPD from the coding sequence ATGGCATCGGTCTTCAGCATGATCATCAACGGTGAACTGCCCGGACGATTTGTGTGGAAGGACGGCCAGGCGGTCGCCTTCCTGACCATCGAGCCGGTGACGCCTGGACACGTGCTCGTGGTCCCGCGCAAAGAGGTCGATCACTGGGAGCAGATGGACACCGCCGCCTTCACCCATCTCTCCGACGTCGCGCAGAAGGTCGGCCGGGCGGTCAAAGAGGCCTTCGACGCCCCGCGGATGGGTCTGCTGGTGGCCGGCCTCGAGGTTCCGCACGTGCACGTCCACGTGTTCCCCGCGCTGAGCATGGAGGCCTTCGATCTCGGCAACGCCCGCAAGGACGTCACCGGCGAGGAACTCGACGCCGACGCCGAGAAGATCCGAAAGGCGCTGCGCGGCCGCGGTTTCGGCGAGTACGTTCCGGACTGA
- a CDS encoding RecQ family ATP-dependent DNA helicase — protein sequence MTAPATLTAAQQHAADAVITSLAGPGARLRDDQLTAVSALTAPGARVLVVQATGWGKSAVYWSATAIIRAAGGGPTLIVSPLLSLMRDQVAAAHRGGLSAATLNSSNIGEWSAIEERLRGGDLDVLLVSPERLANPGFGRRVLDALAGNLGLLVIDEAHAVSDWGHDFRPDYRRVADVLRDLNPATPVLATTATANARVTADVAEQLGTQTLVLRGPLARKSLHLNVLDGLSPIQRYAWVAQSLPALPGSGIVYALTVADADRLVDAIRAVHGDDIAVAAYTGQLDADRRHELEDALLHNRVKALVATSALGMGYDKPDLGFVVHVGSPPSPVSYYQQVGRAGRALDDAVVMLLASATDDRIWQYFATATIPDPDKMRDLITALDDADEPQSVVALEASTRFRRTRIELMLKQLAVDGATERTPDGWVSTGTPWTYDAEHYDGIIAVRRREADIMRDYVAGRRCLMRLLTESLDDPQAADCGRCSVCRGRLSEGLPDAVDPQIVRSVTSVLRRSSMVLEPRKMWPGGEFGTRGRVPAGVAAEPGRVLAHADAPEWTEVLAAARNGDEHALGELGDAAVATLSAWVRDTGMRPDVIVSLRLTGTNLAETLAAHLRDVGRRGGGTFPVRMGDPPTDATGAVEAAYWRDHLGDAPDVAGQAVLLVVDASSSGWPITLAAARLREAGATAVLPLLIHRTV from the coding sequence ATGACGGCCCCCGCGACCCTGACCGCCGCCCAGCAGCATGCCGCCGATGCGGTGATCACCAGTCTCGCCGGGCCGGGTGCACGGCTGCGCGACGACCAGCTCACCGCGGTGTCGGCGCTCACCGCACCGGGTGCCCGGGTCCTGGTGGTCCAGGCCACCGGCTGGGGCAAGTCGGCGGTGTATTGGTCGGCGACGGCCATCATCCGGGCGGCCGGCGGCGGTCCGACGCTCATCGTGTCGCCGCTGCTCTCCCTGATGCGCGATCAGGTCGCCGCGGCTCATCGAGGCGGGTTGTCGGCGGCGACGCTGAACTCGTCGAACATCGGTGAGTGGTCGGCAATCGAGGAGCGGTTGCGCGGCGGGGACCTCGACGTGCTGCTGGTCTCGCCCGAGCGGCTGGCGAATCCGGGGTTCGGGCGGCGCGTGCTCGATGCGCTCGCCGGGAACCTGGGGCTGCTGGTGATCGACGAGGCGCACGCGGTGTCGGACTGGGGTCACGATTTCCGCCCGGACTACCGCCGCGTCGCCGATGTGCTGCGCGATCTCAACCCGGCCACCCCGGTGCTCGCGACCACGGCCACCGCAAACGCGCGGGTCACCGCGGATGTGGCCGAGCAGCTCGGCACCCAGACCCTGGTGTTGCGCGGCCCCTTGGCCCGAAAGTCATTGCACCTCAACGTTCTCGACGGGCTCTCGCCGATTCAGCGGTACGCCTGGGTAGCGCAGTCGTTGCCGGCGCTACCCGGATCGGGGATCGTCTACGCACTCACCGTCGCCGACGCGGACCGGTTGGTGGACGCCATCCGGGCGGTGCACGGCGACGACATCGCGGTCGCCGCCTACACCGGGCAGCTTGACGCCGACCGTCGTCACGAACTCGAGGACGCGCTGCTGCACAACCGGGTCAAGGCGCTGGTCGCGACGTCGGCGCTGGGCATGGGCTACGACAAACCCGACCTCGGCTTTGTGGTCCACGTGGGTTCGCCGCCGTCCCCGGTGTCGTATTACCAGCAGGTCGGACGTGCCGGCCGTGCCCTCGACGACGCCGTGGTGATGCTCCTGGCGTCGGCCACCGACGACCGGATCTGGCAGTACTTCGCCACCGCGACCATCCCCGACCCGGACAAGATGCGCGATCTGATCACCGCGCTCGACGACGCCGACGAACCCCAGTCCGTGGTCGCGCTGGAGGCGTCGACGCGTTTTCGCCGAACCCGGATCGAACTGATGCTCAAGCAGCTCGCCGTCGACGGAGCCACCGAACGCACGCCGGACGGCTGGGTGAGCACGGGCACGCCCTGGACCTACGACGCCGAGCACTACGACGGGATCATCGCGGTCCGGCGCCGCGAGGCCGACATCATGCGCGACTACGTCGCGGGCCGGCGTTGCCTGATGCGGTTGCTGACCGAATCGCTCGACGATCCGCAGGCCGCCGATTGCGGCCGCTGCTCGGTGTGCCGCGGCCGGCTCAGCGAGGGGCTGCCCGACGCCGTCGACCCGCAGATCGTCCGGTCGGTGACATCGGTGCTGCGCAGATCATCGATGGTCCTCGAGCCGCGAAAGATGTGGCCGGGCGGGGAATTCGGGACGCGTGGCCGGGTTCCGGCGGGCGTGGCGGCCGAGCCCGGGCGGGTTCTGGCCCATGCCGACGCACCGGAATGGACGGAAGTGCTCGCGGCCGCGCGCAACGGGGACGAGCATGCGTTGGGCGAACTGGGTGACGCGGCGGTGGCCACCTTGTCGGCGTGGGTCCGGGACACCGGCATGCGTCCCGACGTCATCGTGTCGCTCAGGTTGACCGGCACGAATCTGGCCGAGACGCTGGCGGCTCATCTGCGCGACGTGGGCCGACGGGGCGGCGGCACCTTCCCGGTTCGGATGGGTGACCCGCCGACCGATGCCACCGGCGCCGTCGAGGCCGCCTACTGGCGTGATCATCTCGGCGACGCCCCCGACGTCGCCGGGCAGGCGGTGCTGCTCGTCGTCGACGCGTCGTCGAGCGGCTGGCCGATCACCCTGGCCGCGGCCAGGCTGCGCGAGGCCGGGGCGACGGCGGTGCTGCCGCTGCTGATCCACCGGACGGTGTGA
- a CDS encoding glycosyltransferase has product MTAQALPRAASPTTTVADSSAQLPILDIVVPVYNEEADVADSVRRLADHLRAHVPYSARITVADNASTDATLAIAAALAEEIDGLRVMHLDEKGRGRALNAVWRGSDAEIVAYCDVDLSTDLNALMPLIAPLISRHSDIAIGTRLARTSRVVRGPKREFISRSYNLILRTTMRAKFSDAQCGFKATRTDIARELLPYVEDTGWFFDTELLVLAERIGLRIAEVPVDWVDDPDSTVDIVSTAVEDLKGCARVGYALTAGRLPIAELRTTIGRDRAPGPEIAGVPPGMVGQLARFCVVGVASTIAYAVLYLLLHSFLGAQVSNFVALAVTAVLNTAANRRFSFGVRGREDALRHQMFGLGVFLFGWIVTAGSLLGLHHFVPDATKHVELAVLVIANLVATMTRFVGLRWVFRSHLTPATGQIAQ; this is encoded by the coding sequence ATGACAGCACAAGCACTCCCTCGCGCGGCTTCGCCGACCACCACCGTCGCCGACAGCTCGGCGCAGCTCCCGATCCTCGACATCGTGGTCCCGGTGTACAACGAGGAGGCCGATGTGGCCGACTCGGTCCGCCGCCTCGCCGACCATCTCCGCGCTCACGTCCCGTACTCGGCGCGAATCACCGTCGCCGACAACGCGAGCACCGACGCCACGCTGGCCATCGCGGCCGCCCTCGCCGAGGAGATCGACGGCCTGCGCGTGATGCACCTCGACGAGAAGGGGCGCGGTCGCGCCCTGAACGCGGTGTGGCGGGGCAGCGACGCGGAGATCGTCGCCTACTGCGACGTGGACCTGTCCACCGACCTGAATGCGCTGATGCCGTTGATCGCGCCGCTCATCTCGCGGCACTCCGACATCGCCATCGGCACCCGCCTGGCCCGGACCTCGCGGGTGGTGCGCGGACCGAAGCGCGAATTCATCTCGCGCTCCTACAATCTCATCCTGCGGACGACGATGCGGGCCAAGTTCTCCGACGCCCAGTGCGGCTTCAAGGCCACGCGCACCGACATCGCCCGCGAACTGTTGCCCTACGTCGAGGACACCGGCTGGTTCTTCGACACCGAACTGCTGGTACTCGCCGAACGGATCGGCCTGCGGATCGCCGAGGTCCCGGTGGACTGGGTCGACGATCCCGACAGCACCGTCGACATCGTCTCCACCGCCGTCGAGGACCTGAAGGGTTGTGCGCGAGTGGGTTACGCACTGACCGCCGGCCGGCTGCCGATCGCCGAGCTACGGACCACGATCGGTCGCGATCGTGCGCCGGGACCCGAGATCGCCGGGGTGCCACCGGGTATGGTCGGGCAGCTGGCGCGGTTCTGCGTGGTCGGCGTGGCGTCGACGATCGCCTATGCGGTGCTCTACCTGCTGCTGCACTCGTTCCTCGGTGCGCAGGTGTCGAACTTCGTGGCACTCGCGGTGACCGCGGTGCTCAACACGGCGGCCAACCGTCGCTTCAGCTTCGGCGTGCGGGGGCGTGAAGATGCCCTCCGACACCAGATGTTCGGACTCGGGGTGTTCCTCTTCGGCTGGATCGTGACCGCCGGATCGCTGCTGGGGCTGCACCACTTTGTCCCCGACGCCACCAAACACGTCGAGCTGGCGGTGCTGGTGATCGCCAACCTGGTGGCCACCATGACCCGCTTCGTCGGATTGCGCTGGGTCTTCCGCTCACACCTGACCCCGGCCACCGGGCAGATCGCCCAGTGA
- a CDS encoding ArnT family glycosyltransferase, with amino-acid sequence MTATVVTERPSDSAPAGPTAAGRRVDSVLWQRISLAVLLVGTGVLYLWNLSINGWANSFYSAAIQAGSQSWKAWFFGSSDMANSITVDKPPASLWIPAIVVRIFGLNSWSILVPQALMGVASVALLYLITRKYFGHWAGILAGLTLALVPVSAMMFRFNNPEALLILLMIASVWAILKAVETGRLRWLILTGVFVGFGFLTKQLQVMLIVPPLAITYLAFGPRGWLRRLGELFASLAAMIVSAGWWLLTVELWPVSSRPWIGGSQDNSILELTLGYNGLGRLNGNERGSVMPGGGRGMEAGMGGPAGYFGNAGPGGMGGPGGRGSMWGETGFFRMFEPAQGGQIAWLIPTGLIVGIAALVVIGRAARTDMRRAYLVVWGLWLLVTMAVFSYMAGIFHSYYTAALAPAVAAVVAGGAAVCWQQRQRLWVRIGLAAAVWVAAIWGFVLLDRSPDFVPWLRYLVLVVGLIAGGVLIAAHRMYVGAVAATLAILAGLAGPLAYTIDTVATAKQGSIISAGPRVAGEFGPGGMGGPGHHGGRGDRGMPGGMGMPGGPNGMPGMPGATGQYRGMGGPGGPGGLLNGTRPSAAMVDHLTRDADQFTWMAAAVGSNEASGYQLDTGYSVMPIGGFNGTDPSPTLEQFQKLVAERKIHFFIGGGRGFGFGGSDTDRPSSQIRTWVTENFTSTTIDGVTIYDLTSPK; translated from the coding sequence GTGACCGCCACCGTGGTCACCGAGCGGCCGTCGGATTCCGCACCCGCGGGACCGACGGCCGCCGGTCGTCGAGTCGATTCGGTTCTCTGGCAGCGTATCTCGCTAGCCGTTCTGCTCGTGGGTACCGGAGTCCTGTATCTGTGGAACCTCTCGATCAACGGCTGGGCCAACTCCTTCTACTCGGCCGCCATCCAGGCGGGATCGCAGTCGTGGAAGGCATGGTTCTTCGGGTCGTCGGACATGGCGAACTCGATCACCGTTGACAAACCTCCTGCCTCGCTGTGGATTCCGGCGATTGTCGTGCGGATCTTCGGGCTCAACTCGTGGTCCATCCTGGTGCCGCAGGCCCTCATGGGTGTTGCCTCGGTGGCGCTGCTCTACCTGATCACGCGAAAATACTTCGGCCACTGGGCCGGTATCTTGGCCGGCCTCACGCTGGCCCTGGTCCCGGTGTCGGCGATGATGTTTCGGTTCAACAATCCCGAAGCCCTGCTGATCCTGCTGATGATCGCCTCGGTGTGGGCGATCCTCAAGGCGGTCGAGACCGGGCGGCTGCGGTGGCTGATCCTCACCGGGGTCTTCGTCGGATTCGGTTTCCTGACAAAGCAACTGCAGGTCATGCTGATCGTTCCGCCGCTGGCGATCACCTACCTCGCCTTCGGGCCCCGCGGGTGGTTGCGACGTCTCGGTGAACTGTTCGCGTCGCTCGCCGCGATGATCGTCAGCGCGGGCTGGTGGCTGCTGACGGTGGAATTGTGGCCGGTGTCGTCACGGCCGTGGATCGGCGGTTCGCAGGACAACTCGATCCTCGAACTGACGCTGGGGTATAACGGCCTCGGACGTCTCAACGGCAACGAGCGCGGCAGTGTGATGCCCGGTGGTGGCCGCGGCATGGAGGCCGGAATGGGCGGGCCGGCAGGCTACTTCGGTAACGCCGGCCCCGGCGGTATGGGCGGACCGGGTGGTCGCGGCAGCATGTGGGGTGAGACCGGGTTCTTCCGCATGTTCGAGCCTGCGCAGGGCGGTCAGATCGCGTGGCTCATCCCGACCGGGCTGATCGTCGGCATCGCCGCGCTGGTGGTGATCGGCCGGGCCGCACGCACCGACATGCGCCGCGCGTATCTGGTCGTGTGGGGGTTGTGGTTGCTGGTCACCATGGCGGTGTTCAGCTACATGGCCGGCATCTTCCACAGCTACTACACGGCGGCTCTGGCGCCGGCGGTCGCGGCCGTGGTGGCCGGTGGTGCGGCGGTGTGTTGGCAACAGCGACAACGACTCTGGGTGCGTATCGGGCTCGCGGCCGCGGTCTGGGTTGCCGCGATCTGGGGCTTCGTGCTCCTGGACCGGTCGCCGGACTTCGTGCCGTGGCTGCGCTACCTCGTGCTCGTCGTCGGGCTGATCGCCGGTGGCGTGCTGATCGCGGCGCACCGGATGTATGTCGGTGCCGTCGCGGCGACGCTGGCGATCCTGGCCGGCCTCGCCGGACCGCTCGCCTACACCATCGACACGGTGGCGACGGCCAAGCAGGGCTCGATCATCAGTGCCGGTCCCCGCGTGGCCGGCGAGTTCGGCCCGGGTGGCATGGGCGGACCCGGACATCACGGCGGACGCGGCGATAGGGGGATGCCGGGTGGCATGGGCATGCCGGGTGGTCCCAACGGCATGCCGGGGATGCCCGGTGCGACAGGACAGTACCGCGGCATGGGCGGACCCGGCGGACCGGGCGGGCTGCTGAACGGTACGCGGCCCAGTGCGGCGATGGTCGACCATCTCACCCGGGACGCAGATCAGTTCACCTGGATGGCCGCGGCCGTCGGCTCCAACGAGGCGTCGGGCTACCAGTTGGACACCGGCTACTCGGTGATGCCGATCGGCGGCTTCAACGGTACCGACCCGTCGCCGACCCTCGAGCAGTTCCAGAAGCTGGTGGCCGAGCGCAAGATCCACTTCTTCATCGGTGGCGGACGCGGCTTCGGCTTCGGCGGCTCGGATACGGATCGGCCGTCGTCGCAGATCCGGACCTGGGTGACGGAGAACTTCACCTCGACCACCATCGACGGTGTGACGATCTACGACCTGACGTCGCCGAAGTAG
- a CDS encoding low temperature requirement protein A: MTGRDPHQEGRVATSLELFYDLVFVVAFSFTGTAAAHQIAEGHFRNALIGFLLCTFAAIWAWINFAWFASAFDTDDWFFRIVTLVQMIGVALIALGVPEVFHSLDEAHLENRVMILGYIIMRVGMVAQWLRVAVQSPRYRRAALIYAGMTLLAQLGWVVILIAHMALLPTVIAMIACVGVELVGPFLGETRTRGGTPWHPHHIAERYSLLTIITLGEGVVGTVTVLGALIEVQGWSTDTVLLGTSAMTATFAMWWVYFIVPVGDALHEHRHKSFWWGYGHILIFMAAAGFGAGLHVAALYIEHESHVAGGAVVASVAIPLGFYCLGIIAMYDYLLPFDPLSLVLAVVVVVVLAGAVWLCVAGVSVVVAVAVAALAPVAMAIVDEVLGAPRRASASADSSSPGLL; the protein is encoded by the coding sequence ATGACCGGTCGCGATCCGCACCAGGAGGGGCGGGTCGCGACCAGTCTGGAGCTCTTCTACGACCTCGTCTTCGTCGTCGCGTTCTCCTTCACCGGCACCGCGGCGGCACATCAGATCGCCGAAGGTCACTTCCGCAACGCGCTCATCGGCTTCCTGCTGTGCACCTTCGCGGCCATCTGGGCGTGGATCAACTTCGCCTGGTTCGCGTCGGCCTTCGACACCGACGACTGGTTCTTCCGCATTGTCACCCTGGTGCAGATGATCGGTGTGGCGCTGATCGCGCTCGGCGTCCCCGAGGTGTTCCATTCGCTCGATGAGGCGCACCTCGAGAACCGTGTGATGATCCTGGGCTACATCATCATGCGCGTCGGGATGGTCGCCCAGTGGCTCCGCGTTGCAGTGCAGAGTCCGCGGTACCGGCGGGCGGCCCTCATCTACGCCGGGATGACGCTGCTCGCGCAGCTCGGATGGGTCGTGATCCTGATCGCCCACATGGCGTTGCTGCCGACGGTGATCGCCATGATCGCCTGTGTGGGCGTGGAACTCGTCGGCCCGTTCCTGGGCGAGACCCGAACTCGCGGCGGGACGCCATGGCATCCGCACCACATCGCCGAGCGGTATTCGCTGCTCACCATCATCACGCTCGGCGAAGGTGTGGTGGGAACGGTCACGGTGCTCGGAGCGCTGATCGAGGTGCAGGGGTGGTCGACGGACACGGTCCTGCTCGGCACGTCGGCGATGACGGCCACCTTCGCCATGTGGTGGGTGTACTTCATCGTGCCGGTCGGCGACGCCCTCCATGAACACCGCCACAAGAGTTTCTGGTGGGGGTACGGCCATATCCTGATCTTCATGGCGGCGGCCGGGTTCGGCGCCGGGCTGCACGTCGCCGCGCTCTACATCGAGCACGAGTCACATGTGGCGGGCGGCGCCGTGGTGGCGTCGGTGGCGATTCCGCTGGGCTTCTACTGCCTCGGGATCATCGCCATGTACGACTATCTGCTGCCTTTCGATCCGTTGTCGCTGGTGCTCGCGGTCGTGGTGGTCGTGGTTCTGGCCGGCGCGGTGTGGTTGTGCGTGGCCGGGGTGTCGGTGGTGGTGGCCGTCGCGGTGGCTGCGCTTGCACCCGTGGCCATGGCGATCGTCGACGAGGTCCTCGGCGCGCCGCGGCGCGCCTCGGCTTCGGCGGACTCGAGCTCGCCCGGTCTGCTCTGA
- the purD gene encoding phosphoribosylamine--glycine ligase: MRVLVIGSGGREHALLIGLAKDPSVTELHVAPGNAGTSALATNHDVDVASADAVLALARHVDADLVVIGPEVPLVLGVADALRAAGIATFGPGAQAAQIEGSKAFAKDVMAAAGVATAHSEVVDNPAHLDAALDRFGPRWVVKDDGLAAGKGVVVTADRAAARDHAAECLESGHPVLLESFLDGPEVSLFSFVDGETVVPLIPAQDHKRVGDDDAGPNTGGMGAYTPLPWLPDEVTRQIVDDVVKPVAAELVRRGTPFSGLLYAGLAIGKNGPSVVEFNCRFGDPETQAVLALLKSPLGQALHATATGTLADLLPLEWIDGAAVTVVLAAENYPGKPRTGDVITGADGDGVLHAGTARNADGAVVSSGGRVLAVVGTGADLAEARAQAYERLATVKLPGSHYRTDIGRNALEGRISI; encoded by the coding sequence GTGCGCGTACTCGTGATCGGCTCTGGTGGCCGCGAACATGCCCTGCTCATCGGACTGGCCAAGGATCCCTCGGTCACCGAACTGCACGTCGCTCCGGGGAACGCCGGAACCTCGGCACTGGCCACCAACCACGACGTCGACGTCGCCTCGGCCGATGCGGTCCTGGCCCTCGCCCGCCACGTCGACGCCGACCTGGTGGTCATCGGACCCGAGGTGCCACTGGTCCTCGGCGTCGCCGACGCCCTGCGCGCCGCCGGGATCGCGACCTTCGGACCGGGTGCGCAGGCCGCGCAGATCGAGGGTTCCAAGGCCTTCGCCAAGGACGTGATGGCCGCAGCCGGGGTGGCGACCGCGCACAGTGAGGTGGTCGACAATCCGGCCCACCTCGACGCCGCGCTCGACCGTTTCGGTCCGAGGTGGGTGGTCAAGGACGACGGCCTGGCCGCCGGCAAAGGTGTGGTGGTCACCGCCGATCGTGCCGCCGCGCGCGACCACGCCGCCGAATGCCTCGAGAGCGGCCACCCGGTCCTGTTGGAGAGCTTCCTCGACGGGCCCGAGGTGTCGCTGTTCTCCTTCGTCGACGGCGAGACGGTGGTACCGCTCATCCCGGCGCAGGATCACAAACGCGTCGGCGACGACGACGCGGGCCCCAACACCGGCGGGATGGGGGCGTATACGCCGTTGCCCTGGCTGCCTGACGAGGTGACCCGCCAGATCGTCGACGATGTCGTGAAACCCGTTGCGGCCGAACTGGTCAGGCGTGGTACCCCGTTCTCGGGCCTGCTGTATGCGGGGCTGGCCATCGGCAAAAACGGGCCGTCCGTCGTCGAATTCAATTGCCGCTTCGGCGATCCCGAGACCCAGGCGGTCCTCGCGTTGCTGAAATCCCCACTCGGACAGGCTCTTCACGCGACCGCGACCGGCACGCTGGCCGATCTGCTGCCGCTGGAATGGATCGACGGTGCCGCCGTGACCGTGGTACTCGCCGCCGAGAACTATCCCGGCAAGCCGCGCACCGGAGACGTCATCACCGGAGCCGACGGCGACGGCGTGCTGCACGCCGGCACGGCACGTAACGCCGACGGTGCGGTGGTGTCGTCGGGCGGCCGTGTGCTGGCCGTCGTCGGAACCGGGGCCGACCTCGCCGAAGCACGCGCCCAGGCCTACGAGCGGCTGGCGACCGTCAAATTGCCCGGATCGCACTACCGCACCGATATCGGCCGCAACGCGCTCGAGGGCCGCATCAGCATCTAA
- a CDS encoding alpha/beta hydrolase, giving the protein MPRLTQTNPAPERDRARVRRRSVLAAGFGTAALGLAACTRDERSTDVEPRKLEAQAADDELPAETTPPQIASGPPLVTGSFVSAKMRGRPTRWAVVRPDGVTGRMPVVVVLHALNTNEKSIFSSKLEIQTVLQRYVDAGNAPFAIAAADAGRNYYHPRADGTDAAAMVLDEFIPMLAHNRDLDVSTDRIGLFGWSMGGYGALRLASLLGAPRVAAVAVSSPALWADPRNFPPRAFDNLADYQAHSLFGAQNAFAKIPLMISIGSSDQFFTYTRQWAAGLHPPAAFGTAAGGHTNRYWRSALPDQVEFLGRNLAR; this is encoded by the coding sequence ATGCCTCGATTGACCCAGACGAACCCCGCACCCGAGCGTGACCGCGCCCGGGTGCGTCGTCGTTCGGTCCTCGCGGCCGGATTCGGCACGGCCGCCCTCGGGCTGGCCGCCTGCACCCGTGACGAGCGCTCCACGGATGTCGAGCCACGCAAGCTGGAGGCGCAGGCCGCCGACGACGAACTGCCCGCCGAGACCACCCCGCCACAGATCGCCAGTGGTCCGCCGCTGGTCACCGGCAGTTTCGTCTCGGCCAAGATGCGCGGCCGCCCCACCCGGTGGGCGGTGGTCCGACCCGACGGCGTGACCGGTCGGATGCCGGTGGTCGTCGTATTGCATGCGTTGAACACCAATGAGAAATCGATCTTTTCGTCGAAGCTCGAGATCCAGACGGTGTTGCAGCGCTACGTCGACGCCGGCAACGCGCCGTTCGCGATCGCGGCGGCCGACGCCGGGCGCAACTACTACCATCCACGGGCCGACGGCACCGACGCCGCGGCGATGGTGCTCGACGAGTTCATCCCGATGCTCGCGCACAACCGCGACCTCGACGTCTCGACCGACCGCATCGGACTGTTCGGCTGGTCCATGGGCGGCTATGGCGCACTGCGCCTCGCGTCGCTGCTCGGCGCGCCGCGGGTGGCTGCCGTCGCGGTCAGCTCCCCCGCTTTGTGGGCCGATCCGCGGAACTTCCCGCCGCGCGCCTTCGACAACCTGGCCGACTATCAGGCCCACTCGTTGTTCGGGGCGCAGAATGCCTTCGCCAAGATCCCGCTGATGATCTCGATCGGCTCGAGCGACCAGTTCTTCACCTACACCCGGCAGTGGGCTGCCGGTCTGCACCCGCCGGCCGCCTTCGGCACCGCCGCGGGCGGACACACCAATCGCTACTGGCGGAGCGCGCTACCCGATCAGGTGGAGTTCCTGGGCCGCAATCTCGCCCGCTGA
- a CDS encoding DUF302 domain-containing protein: MQLGFGTTLHTTFDDAVARTREALSEQGFGVLTEIDVTATLKKKLDEDMEKFLILGACNPGFAHRALGVERQIGLLLPCNVVVRDDTENEGTVIVEAMNPGVMVAVADAPGLPEIADGAAELLRAAIATLENSTVGASTNS, encoded by the coding sequence ATGCAACTCGGATTCGGAACCACCCTGCACACCACCTTCGACGACGCGGTCGCACGTACCCGAGAAGCGTTGAGCGAACAGGGTTTCGGCGTGCTCACCGAGATCGATGTGACCGCCACACTCAAGAAGAAGCTCGACGAGGACATGGAGAAATTCCTCATCCTCGGTGCCTGCAATCCCGGCTTCGCCCACCGGGCGCTCGGCGTCGAACGCCAGATCGGCCTGCTGCTGCCGTGCAACGTGGTGGTTCGCGATGACACCGAGAACGAGGGCACGGTGATCGTGGAGGCAATGAATCCCGGCGTGATGGTCGCCGTCGCCGATGCCCCCGGACTGCCCGAGATCGCCGACGGCGCCGCGGAGCTCCTGCGGGCGGCGATCGCGACACTGGAGAACTCGACCGTCGGCGCGTCCACGAACTCCTGA
- a CDS encoding metal-sensitive transcriptional regulator has protein sequence MVGDEESITAVRNRLRRAHGQLAGVISMIDQGRDCKEVVTQLAAVSRALDRAGFQIVATGLRQCLTGETAENSEPMTTAELEKLFLALA, from the coding sequence GTGGTAGGCGATGAGGAATCGATCACGGCGGTACGCAACCGTCTTCGACGTGCGCACGGCCAGCTCGCCGGGGTGATCTCGATGATCGATCAGGGCCGCGACTGCAAGGAGGTCGTCACCCAGCTGGCGGCGGTGTCACGTGCCCTCGATCGCGCCGGGTTCCAGATCGTGGCGACCGGCTTGCGGCAGTGCCTGACCGGCGAGACCGCCGAGAACTCCGAACCCATGACCACCGCGGAACTGGAGAAGCTGTTCCTGGCACTGGCCTGA
- a CDS encoding DUF6882 domain-containing protein — MQFDGLHAVADYAALYALLRQDALERFLDDELGDYRTDADIAGRQLTFAADDRSEIRATTTLAAVLDQDQITWGWAHPDGDPHGVAVALREAGKRFGVADLVHPRVGLPGHLSGAASDQFLDEATDIVAAAAVGSTGISPHVTARLGDGSRAVLLLDGIELPEPTFADFATRMPGLLNALTVNDPRVAVHGLAARLGWHISWVSGDDSTRSPVCELTDGTSTAHIDFDRKGRPRGYRCDLATAG, encoded by the coding sequence ATGCAGTTCGACGGTTTGCATGCTGTCGCCGACTACGCCGCGCTCTACGCGCTGCTCCGGCAAGACGCCCTCGAGAGGTTCCTCGACGACGAGCTCGGCGACTACCGGACCGATGCCGACATCGCGGGCCGCCAGCTCACCTTCGCCGCCGATGACCGGTCCGAGATCCGCGCCACGACGACGCTCGCGGCGGTCCTCGACCAGGATCAGATCACCTGGGGCTGGGCACACCCCGACGGCGATCCGCACGGTGTCGCGGTCGCGTTGCGCGAGGCCGGTAAACGGTTTGGCGTCGCCGACCTGGTGCATCCCCGGGTCGGCCTGCCCGGTCACCTCAGTGGCGCCGCGTCCGACCAGTTCCTCGACGAGGCCACCGACATCGTCGCGGCCGCAGCCGTCGGCAGCACCGGCATCAGCCCGCATGTCACCGCTCGACTGGGCGATGGCAGTCGCGCGGTGCTGTTGCTCGACGGCATCGAACTACCCGAACCCACCTTCGCCGACTTCGCCACCCGAATGCCCGGGTTGCTGAACGCGCTCACCGTCAACGATCCCCGCGTCGCCGTGCACGGGCTGGCCGCGCGACTCGGCTGGCACATCTCGTGGGTGTCCGGGGACGACAGCACACGCTCACCGGTATGTGAACTCACCGACGGAACATCCACGGCGCACATCGATTTCGACCGGAAGGGCCGGCCGCGCGGGTACCGGTGCGATCTCGCCACCGCAGGCTGA